ataggacacgtacaaagctcacgcacacacaaatggacaactgtgactataaaagggtcaggagacatgcatccaggggctgttcccgattgatctgtactgatgatctgcgtatcaataaaagaattcccgttttggctgtaacatcatcctcgttgtactttggttttattttggtattttgctggacaaaacactctcaccacagtCCCTTTGATGAGGGCTGTCctgtccctgtatgaccgaagccagagctcgGTTCACATTACCGGCAgcaagtcagacctgttccaggtactcGTTGGACtctggcagggctgccctctatcactgtTCATAATtgtttatggacagaatttatAACCGCAGCCAGGATCCTGAGGGAGTCCGGTtaggggaccaaaggatttcatctccgCTTTTTGCAGACTTTGCCCTGTTGGCCTCATCgaacctggaccttcagtgtgcactgggacagtttgcagctgagtgtgacgcgaatCCATCTAAACTTACAGGCCGAACAAGGAGAGCACTGATCAGAGACGCAGCCAAGAGGCCCATGGTGACTCTCGACGAACTGCAGAGATCCACAGCTCAGGTGGGGGAATCTGTCCACAGGACAACTATTAGTCGTGCACTATAcaaatctggcctttatggaaggGTGGCAAGAAGAAatccttttttaaaagaaaaccataaGAAGTCTCGTTTGCAGTTTGCCAGAAGCCATATGGGAAACACAGCAAACGTGGAagaaggtgctctggtcagatgagaccaaaactgAACTTTTTGGCCTAAATGCAAAATGCTATGTGTGGCGGGAAACAAACAATGCACATCACTCAACACACTATccccactgtcaaacatggtggtggcaggaTCATGCACTGGGGGTGCTTCTCCTCAGCGGGGACAGGGAAGATGTTcagagttgatgggaagatggatggagcaaaATACAGGGTAATCTTGGAAGAAAacctgttggagtctgcaaaagacatAAGACTGGGGCAGAGGTTCACGTTCCAGCAGGACAACAACCCTAAACATAAAGCTAGggctacaatggaatggtttaaaacaaaacattcatgtGTTGGAATGGCCCAGTCAAAGTCCTGACCTAAATCCAATCGAGAATATGTGGCAAGATCTGAAAACTGCCGTTCACAAACGCTCTCCATCTAATCTGACTGAGCTTGAGCTGTTTTGCAAGGAAGAATGGGCACAAATTTCAGTCTCTCGATGTGCTGGTAGGGACATACCCCAAAAGACTTGCAGCTGTAATTGCAGCAAAAGGCGGTTCCACAAAGTGTTGACTCAGGGGGCTGCATACGTTTGCAAACggtacttttcagttttttgtttgtaacatatttttaaaatcatgtataATTTCTTTCTACTTCACAGTTGTGTGCCACTTTGTGTTGTCTTTCACATaaaattccaataaaatatatttctgtttgtggtCGTAATGCCCTGACAAACTGTCAGGGCGATTGTCTAACTGTGGCAGCATGCGTTTGAGCCAGTCAAACTTGCCTGTGACTATTGGAGTTGTTTCTGAGCCTTGTTTAGAACTGGTAGTGTTTTGTGTtccatttgaatattttagttAGTGAAGTTTGGGATGTTTGTGTATTATAGTGAGTCCTCTGTTTGTTGCAACCTTTGTTATCTTTGAACCGACCGCGCCCATTTGGCCTCGATCCTTAGTTCAACCTTTGTATCTTATAGCTGGTTctgtttgttgcatttttttttctttgaacagCGCCCATTGACCTTAGTTTGTTAAATGAAATACCTTAGTTAAACCCCTTTACAGTAGAGCGAGAATCCAAATGTTTTGTGTTCCCCCTTTTAAAATCTGAGTTATTTCctcagtcctctagctgggtcgtaacactCAGCATCTtcgtctctgctacctccagctctgtcgtcagtgacactgtcaacatcactggtctcacccgttttgtacacctttcctttaattttagctggaattattttatcacacatcacacctttctccacccgttccttcctgcctgtacacgcttattcacctcttttccacactccattactctggactgttaacccaatgtacttaaaatcctccttcttgatctcttctccctgtaacctcactcttccacctgggttcctcattcacacacatgtactcttgtTGCGGCTAACCtgtattcctctcctttccaggacaaacctctacctctctagcttctccacctgttccctgctctcactgcagatcacaatgtcatctgctaacatcatagtccatggagattcctgtctaacctcgttcATCAGCTTGtccaccatagcgaacaagggCCTCAGagctgatgcagtcccacctccaccttgaactcctctgtcacacctatagcccacctcaccactgtcttacagtacTCATACATGTTCTGCACCACTTGTTAACAGaaggatgtttaaaaataaccAGACAAAATAGCAGAACAAatgaatttattaaataaaaaattaccaTCAATCATGTTTACGCCATACAAAACATCACATGATCATTTTTGTAAAGGAatgatgtgctggagaagacgaGCCGCTCACTGGTGGAGCTGGGACTCCCGGAGCACCGAGACCACAGAAGAGACCCTGGTGGGTCTGAACATGGTTGGACTGCAGCCCATCAATCAGCTGACATCTCAGTAAACAAGTCGTCTTCACATTGATTCCAACAGGCCTCTGCTGAAGCACTAGTGAATGGAGGCACTCTTCATCGGTCTGGTGTACAGGGAAACAGCGGCAAACATACGAGACTAAATGATCAAGTGCTGGCAGACAAACAGCTTCAATTCACAAAATCAAAAGACCCAAACCCACAGAACATCAcggggaaaaaaagataaaaaccaAGTATCAACTGATAAGACTAACAGAATGGACTGACACACATTCCTGTTTTGACCAGTTCATTTCTTCTAAATGCAAAACCTCATCTacttatgatgatgatgatgagataGGACCTGGAGTTGTGAGGAGGGTTATGTTGTGGGTACTGGACTCATTCTCTTTCTGAACAGAGTGGGACAAGACACCCCAGAAACCTGGacgaggaggaaaaaaatgtatgcagTGGGGCGGGgtcatcagctgtttgcagcTCATAACGTAATCATGGCCTCAGTCTGGGCAAAGTTtggtggaggaagagaaggtgGAGCTTCCTGGAGGACTTTTCGTTTGTTCCTCAGCACCACTCTGCCTATTAGTCTCTACAGCAAGGTTGGGGAATCCACTTAGAAACCCATGCCTCCTCCCATGCCTCCCATACCACCCATGCCCCCCATGCCACCTCCTGGCATATCCTTGTCCTCCTTGGGTATCTCTGTAACGACGGCCTCGGCAGTTGACAGCAGAGACGCAACTCCAGCAGCGTCCAACAAGGCTGTCCTCACCACCTGCAGGAGGAACAGACGTGTTACAGCCACGTTTACTTGAGTAAACGTCAGAAACGCCCACCCGTGGAAAACACGTCTAAACCACACCTTCACAATCACATTTGCATGTCTAGtgttgattttttccccccaatacagtgatacctctgtactcgaccgcctctatactcgaccaaatcggtgctcgaccaaaaaattcgagtagaaaatgtatcggaccccgaacagattttcggtactcgactagccgagttgacccgaacgcgctcctcggccagcgggtaagcgtcagttcgactcagaccgccagcggagtaacacgtacgcaaattacgtacgcaaattatagcaaaatatgaaagtggtgtacgagtgtccgacctcgcgtcgcagtacgaaatggcaaagtcaaccatttccactatcttgaagcagaagcaactgacaatggacaggttccttcttaaagaaaagaggaaggctactgcccagccagattcacctccacggaagagagagagaagggagaaaacccctggaggcgcgttacctagcgtcatcatggaaggggattccccttccatgatgacgctagtgccatcaaccactctccgaaacggaagtaaattatacaaaatggtttataatgctttatctttatcatgtactgcttgtgcacatttacgtattcattgttgtttagatacacgttctaatattttaagtatttttctaaatggtaagaacggattaaaatactttccattatttcttatgggaaaattggtttcggtggtcgaacaaatcggtgctcaaccaccacctcagaacggattatggtcgagtacagaggtattactgtaatttaaggggtttgggacttttttttaacaaggatACACGGatttcagttttttaaatggggaaaatttgtttgacttgcGAGTCACTAAACTCGAGGTCCTACTCTACAGTGTGAACATCCTCAGTCAGCCTTTTCTTAACTAGGTGGCAGTTTCAACCTGAGATGTCACATTTGTGCTGTAGTAAACAGGAAGCTCTTGACTAtaatatttttaactttgtatttaaacaaaatatgaatgaaacaaGTCTGAAGACAAACTTCCTGGTCGATGTCCAACTAGTTGATGAACCATGAACCTGTACCTTGGTGGGGTCGATGATGCCCTTCTCCACCATGTTGACATACTCTCCCAGCATGGCATCGTAGCCGAGCTCAGGGCCCCCCTGCAAGATCTTCTCCACAACGAGAGAGCCCTCCACTCCTGCATTCTTAGCTATGGTCATAGCAGGGATACGCAGAGCCCGTCGGATGATGTCCAAGCCTGTTTGGAACACAGAAGAGAGCCAATCACATCTGATCATAAAGTTTAAACGAGATACTCTCCACAACAGCCGATTCTCAGCTTtgagtgacgtgtggtgaggttcacggaggtgaggcaccgacgtaagtcagttctatgagccaaagtggcgtatttgccactctgtctggcaaaatacgccatattaaaaaacctgacattaaaaactggttaaattcattacaagtGGACCCCTTCAGTTCAAACAGGGCAGATGACCTGATTGTTGTTTATTAATCAAATCATGTTTCGATCAattggtagtccagtcggaggtgaggtgcagccatttgctgctgctgtgtgtcctaaacaattttttaaccagtGTTTAATGTTAGGTTAATTTACTAGCAAATGCGACGCCGTTTTACtcagaactgactttaacgtggGTGTCTCACCGCTGTGAATCTCACAACAAatcgctgccagacagaatacacaagcctaaagtgcgcccctccacccccccacaggtattaactacatttgcaaatcaatgcagcacaccagacacctttgtctagcagtgactcggcttttgaaatttcagaaaaggctggaagttcagttttgagggtctttcattcgcctttatgccagtgtctgtgtgtttccagactattagaatggaccgtcactagattacAGAAATGACACTCGACAAttgcattttttagaccaattaagttaaAGTGTGTTATTTCTGCTaccacagtggttgggaaatgctgagatcagtcagtcagtcaaacttcattaatagaattgttgaaaattccctttGTTTTGCTACGTTACCGTAGCCAGGCATTGGTGCCCTCCGCAGGCTACTCTGCAGTCAGACAGCAAGTCAGTGAGAGCCAGCACTTCGGCAACGCCCcatgactaccgttgttagggggcgtagtccAGCCAGACTACCTTCTGAGGGTGCCCCTTGGTGGCGTAAagcggcatgactgccggccaaatcaccagctttttttcagcgatcttgctTTTAACCAATATCAATATAAAtgcatatataaggcgcatcggattataaggtgaAAATTATATTCAGGTGTGCCtaatagtgtggaaaatactgttcaTCCGCCCACCTTCTCTACGGTCTtactctttcctggtagctctaTCCTCGTCACCCTTTTATAGATACTCAAAATCTGTACAAATGTGATGTACAGATCTCATTCAGTCATCACATTAGTATATTTTCCTGAAAGTCATCCTGTATTAGTGACTGGTTGATGCTGCTCATGCCGTTTCCCTCTCCCTGTCTCACAGCTCTTTGTCACCTGAAGACACGAGGGTTCAAGcttctctgtgatgttttgagTGAAGCTTTATGACATGGTCTACTAACCAATCTTCTGGTCAGAATTGGCCGTCTTGAGGTTATCAAGGGAGGGGATGCAGCGCAGCAAGGCGCACCCTCCACCTGGAACAATCCcttcctccacagctgctcGGGTAGCATTCAGAGCGTCCGTCACACGGTCTTTCTTCTCATTCACCTCTACATCACTTGTCCCTCCGACCTGAAAAGGTGAAAATGCCTCGTTGTTGTGCAGAAGCGAAATGTGAAGTGGCGAGGCGTCAGCAGGCCTGTGGGGAAAGTACCTTAAGCACAGCCACACCATCAGACAGCTTGGCCAGTCTCTCATTGAGCTTCTCCTTCTCATAGTCGCTGGTGGTGCTCTCCAGCTGCTCCACGATCTCTGCTGCTCGCTTCTCCACTTCAGCTGGACTGCCTCCTCCCTTCAGGAGCAAGGTGTCGTCTTTGGTGATCTGCACCTCCCCAACCTTACCAAAGTCGTGAGCCTGGATATCTTCCAGAGCCAGGCCCAGAGACTCATCTCCAAACACCTGCAGATGAAAACACCTTTATTGTGCGCTTACATGTTCTGGGTTACATTCATTGAAAATTAGTCATACCATCTCTGAACACAGAAATTCTCAGTTCATTCAATAAACGGACTTACAGTGCCCCCAGTAGCAATGGCCATGTCCCTCAGCTGATTCTTCCTGTTGTCTCCAAAGCCTGGGGCTTTAACAGCTACAACTTGGAGCCCAACTTTGAGCCTAAAAATATCAGTGATAGCTTTTAGTTCCACTTCAACATTGGTCACCATCATGTGGGCGTCGTGCTCAGGGCATGACGTACCTGTTGAGAACCAAGGTGCTGAGAGCCTCTCCATCCACATCTTCAGCCACAATGACCAGAGGTTTGCGGTGCTGGTTGGCGATTTCCAGAGCTGGCACAATGCTCTGGACACTGGAGATTTTCTTCTCACTGAGCAGCAGGTAGGCGTCTtggaactcacacttctgtCCTGGAGACATGTCATAGATTTAGCAAAAGAGCTTCTGTCATCTAGTCTCTAGATGACAGCTGAATGACCTCAGTCCAATGATTGCAGCGCTGCGATAAGATCACATGGTGTTTTTAAAGCGTTGTAAACTAAAAAGCCGGTGACATAGATCGCTGTAGTCATTGTATGCGACAGTGTAgatgtgtgtttacagtcagTGACACAATACATGATGAGCGTGCAGCCTGTCAGTAGCAGTCAGATGCTGACTAGAGCTAGCAGTTAGCTGCGAACAGAGATCGGAAAAAGAAATTAGAAGAGGACAGAATGCTTGGAGACGGAAACAAGATCACCGAACGCTTAGTGGGATGTGGAGCTGTTTTATGTTGAGGAATGAGATTTTATCATTATTAGATTGCCCGGTCCTATTCTAGAGTGATGAATCGCCATTGATGAGTGGTAAGACAAACTAAACGAATATTTACAgctttaatttagtttattcCTATATTGTAAACATTATAAACCCATTTTGTATGCATATAAagtcttttatttatgtaggtttttataaatatatttatatacgtTTATATAATTAACCTACATAATTAAATTTATATACAGaggctgggcttgcactaggagctagtatgactaagccactatagctcagtgtaaaagaattgagcaagccacaaaaaccCACGccctgtgtccaagacagtggcacaCTGGGGGACGACCAACGCTTGTCGCGGaggggtccggggggcctcccccgggaaattttttagaaaatggggttgttttcctgcattctgagggcaaaatcttctgttcagtttacctacaaaaatacactaaagtcaacaatTCAAGCTGAACCATCttcatttctgtcctactttatgcaggtatggatgagagattcaacaattgaaaacttgcatttactatgtgaagatacagtcatacaaaatattactcaatgtttacttgtaagttttacttagactagaagacattttaactttgaccaccatcaccaccattggtatgccatagtttattttattttttttaatccaataacaggatttttcatttcaatttaaaaaggcatataaaatatcaagcgacgtgaataaacatttacatgcatcgctggttattcctgccggtcatagggaacaaaagtctaagactacaaataagtattgataatatctttcatttaccttctgatcggtctgtcaccactcctcccccctctcagcattctcAGCgacgctcgctagcggaaatagcctaACAGAAATAGCGAGGGCCGCTAGCGAGGgaaaaagttttaagttttagccttttttccgtaaaaataagaacgccactgtagCTACACAGTctgaaaaccttgtagccaatctggaatttacttcgccaatggcgaagtggcgaatggctagcgcaagcccaagAAGGTCAGGGTTGAAATGATAAGTGAAGAG
This window of the Antennarius striatus isolate MH-2024 chromosome 12, ASM4005453v1, whole genome shotgun sequence genome carries:
- the hspd1 gene encoding 60 kDa heat shock protein, mitochondrial codes for the protein MFRLPTVMSRVRPVCRALAPHLTRAYAKDVKFGADARALMLQGVDLLADAVAVTMGPKGRTVIIEQSWGSPKVTKDGVTVAKSIDLKDKYKNIGAKLVQDVANNTNEEAGDGTTTATVLARAIAKEGFDTISKGANPVEIRRGVMMAVETIITELKKLSKPVTTPEEIAQVATISANGDVEIGNIISNAMKKVGRKGVITVKDGKTLHDELEIIEGMKFDRGYISPYFINTAKGQKCEFQDAYLLLSEKKISSVQSIVPALEIANQHRKPLVIVAEDVDGEALSTLVLNRLKVGLQVVAVKAPGFGDNRKNQLRDMAIATGGTVFGDESLGLALEDIQAHDFGKVGEVQITKDDTLLLKGGGSPAEVEKRAAEIVEQLESTTSDYEKEKLNERLAKLSDGVAVLKVGGTSDVEVNEKKDRVTDALNATRAAVEEGIVPGGGCALLRCIPSLDNLKTANSDQKIGLDIIRRALRIPAMTIAKNAGVEGSLVVEKILQGGPELGYDAMLGEYVNMVEKGIIDPTKVVRTALLDAAGVASLLSTAEAVVTEIPKEDKDMPGGGMGGMGGMGGMGGGMGF